One window of the Buchnera aphidicola (Shivaphis celti) genome contains the following:
- the pyrH gene encoding UMP kinase, with protein sequence MKFLYKRIVLKISGEVINGINTSNTENHILYTIAKDIKYLLSHGIEISIVIGGGNLFRGASLSKFGINKVTADYIGMLSTVINGLFFKDVLNKFNISVCLMSSIFMHTMCDSYNLDKAKNLLSNSVVVIFCGGIGNPFFTTDSAACVRAIEINAEIVLKGTKVNGIYSDDPCNSTDVMFYKNLNYQDVLNQEFKIMDLTAFSLARDHNIPICIFNINNKKSLIRVLLGKDEGTLVS encoded by the coding sequence ATGAAATTTTTATATAAACGAATTGTTCTTAAAATCAGCGGCGAAGTTATTAACGGCATAAATACATCCAATACGGAAAATCATATTTTGTATACAATAGCTAAAGATATAAAATATTTGCTCAGTCATGGTATTGAAATCAGTATTGTAATAGGAGGGGGTAATTTATTTAGAGGTGCTTCTTTATCGAAATTTGGAATAAATAAAGTTACTGCTGATTATATAGGTATGTTATCTACTGTAATTAATGGATTATTTTTTAAGGATGTATTAAATAAATTTAATATTTCTGTTTGTTTAATGTCTTCAATTTTTATGCATACCATGTGTGATTCATACAATTTAGATAAAGCGAAAAATTTATTATCTAATTCTGTTGTTGTTATATTTTGTGGAGGAATTGGAAATCCTTTCTTTACTACGGATTCTGCTGCATGTGTACGTGCAATTGAAATTAATGCAGAAATTGTTTTAAAAGGAACAAAGGTAAATGGAATATATTCTGATGATCCTTGTAATAGTACAGATGTTATGTTTTATAAGAACTTAAATTATCAAGATGTTTTAAATCAGGAATTTAAAATTATGGATTTAACGGCATTTTCTTTGGCTAGAGATCATAATATTCCTATTTGTATTTTTAATATTAATAATAAAAAATCTTTAATTCGTGTGTTGTTAGGGAAAGATGAGGGAACATTAGTTAGTTAA
- the frr gene encoding ribosome recycling factor produces MHTDFMKELNDRMNQIFVLFKKYINKNYAIRISPDLLEGIKINYYGSQIPLKQLSNITVENSNTLKINVFDNKILRDIEKEIFRSKLELTPLVSDNIIRIVFPALTEDRRKKIFKLICEESETCRINIRNIRRDANHKLKKFSQDKYIGNDTEYDMQHQVQKMTDNYMKKINSLLLKTKKEIMKI; encoded by the coding sequence ATGCATACTGATTTTATGAAAGAGTTAAATGATCGTATGAATCAAATTTTTGTTTTATTTAAAAAATATATAAATAAAAATTATGCAATTCGTATTTCTCCTGATTTATTAGAAGGAATAAAAATTAATTATTATGGTTCTCAAATTCCTTTAAAACAATTATCTAATATTACTGTAGAAAATTCTAATACTTTAAAAATTAATGTATTTGATAATAAGATTCTTCGTGATATTGAAAAAGAAATTTTTCGATCGAAGTTAGAACTTACTCCATTAGTGAGTGATAATATTATTAGAATTGTTTTCCCTGCACTAACAGAAGATAGAAGAAAAAAAATTTTTAAGTTAATTTGTGAAGAGTCTGAAACATGTCGTATCAATATTAGAAATATACGAAGAGATGCTAATCATAAATTAAAAAAATTTTCTCAAGATAAATATATTGGGAATGATACAGAATATGATATGCAACATCAAGTACAAAAAATGACTGATAATTATATGAAAAAAATAAATTCTCTTTTATTAAAAACAAAAAAAGAAATTATGAAAATATAA
- the fabZ gene encoding 3-hydroxyacyl-ACP dehydratase FabZ encodes MKNILKFIPHRYPFLLIDRIIEYNKDKFIKTIKNITANDPWLQGHFPGNFIFPAVLLVESMAQTAIILSYINNYHNPKNGFYSLTKIQHVRFKKMVVPGDQLIIYVEILRKFNYSIFFSGKVFLKNILVCSAKFLCTYIKSIN; translated from the coding sequence ATGAAAAATATATTAAAATTTATACCGCATAGGTATCCTTTTTTACTTATTGATCGTATTATTGAATATAATAAAGATAAATTCATTAAAACAATAAAAAATATTACTGCTAACGATCCATGGTTGCAGGGTCATTTCCCTGGAAATTTTATTTTTCCTGCAGTATTATTGGTAGAATCAATGGCACAAACAGCAATTATATTGTCTTATATAAATAATTATCATAATCCAAAAAATGGTTTTTATAGTTTAACAAAAATTCAACATGTAAGATTTAAGAAAATGGTTGTTCCGGGAGATCAATTAATTATATATGTAGAAATTTTAAGAAAATTTAATTATTCTATTTTTTTTTCAGGAAAAGTTTTTTTAAAAAACATCTTGGTTTGTTCTGCTAAATTTTTATGTACTTATATTAAAAGTATTAATTAA
- the bamA gene encoding outer membrane protein assembly factor BamA, translated as MIQFILLIFFSLCNINTCTSYIHINSDLGKQCFLKNISTIETLSKIHCKQVVSKKKDIRFDLFKFIYSSSFYHHVINKYNYEPLSIVHKDSIIERFFFIGNKKISKKLLLKVCKRLGIKKNSVLNIQQVKSIKYKLQELYNNLGILNAKINIHYQKIKSGNFIVKFFISEGPDQILNDIQIIGNKYFSSNKIISLFQSYPNFFQRMVFNNKKYQWKLFKNDLEKLQSFYLQQGYINFCIKKINFNCVQNNKNILVTIVLSEGKQYKLSSYVIHGNLLNYQYLFQQDWLKSKLNKQYNSDEIGKLQQELKIKFLNLGFLQCNIDTKIMLYNFDNTVIVHFYIDLGPRCFIKNIIITENKYKKNDYSLLYCIKNMVIGSFSNFHSIQSSIFHVKDIDYFKHFISKFSCFDNRENKSHMISQVKEKNNNNFDVSLGYNLSYGPNININFNHKNWLGLGENTNINFIHGKSNDNIDFSFKYPHYRKNIIFINKIFYHYSHHTGFNDNILKIIKKYGSNNDIEFMFSPNYSIHFGVNYFKSHTYDIIFLKKYLFSNKVLKKNSNTLDKNNSYHSNISVMYDWSYNSISRKNFPTSGHQLSCHGKFFFNSNNDFYHKLTFIVEKYFSNLKNKKYIFHSCSTIGFGRSLNKNHYPKYENFGLQDDNNIRGLSNNSIHTKFLYQCNKNNHDDKEFNFYIKQSNESIGGNNFFINKFDIIFPIHSILGYNCNNYVQASYFLDFGSLWDNYTHNTVKNKYHYVNSIFDIHASTGFELVLISPFGPVHVIYVYPFFCPHTNFVNPLQIHMSYTW; from the coding sequence ATGATACAATTTATATTGTTGATTTTTTTTTCATTATGTAACATAAACACTTGTACTTCTTATATTCATATTAATTCAGATTTAGGTAAACAATGTTTTTTAAAGAATATCTCTACAATAGAAACTCTCAGCAAGATTCACTGTAAGCAAGTTGTATCCAAAAAAAAAGACATTCGATTTGATTTATTTAAATTCATATATAGTAGTAGTTTTTATCATCATGTCATTAATAAATATAATTATGAACCTTTAAGTATAGTACATAAAGATTCTATCATTGAGCGTTTTTTTTTTATTGGAAATAAAAAAATTAGTAAAAAATTATTACTGAAAGTTTGTAAACGATTGGGTATAAAAAAAAATAGTGTTTTAAATATACAACAAGTAAAATCTATAAAATATAAATTACAAGAATTGTATAATAATCTAGGAATTTTAAATGCAAAAATTAATATTCACTATCAAAAAATAAAAAGTGGAAATTTTATTGTTAAATTTTTTATTTCAGAAGGACCTGATCAAATATTAAATGATATTCAAATTATAGGAAATAAATATTTTTCTAGTAATAAGATTATTAGTTTATTTCAATCATACCCAAATTTTTTTCAAAGAATGGTATTTAATAATAAAAAATATCAATGGAAGTTATTTAAAAATGATTTAGAAAAATTACAATCATTTTATTTGCAACAAGGTTATATTAATTTTTGTATAAAAAAAATTAATTTTAATTGTGTTCAAAATAATAAAAATATTCTTGTAACAATTGTTTTATCTGAAGGTAAACAGTATAAGTTGTCTTCTTATGTTATTCATGGAAATTTATTGAATTATCAATATTTGTTTCAACAGGATTGGTTAAAAAGCAAATTGAATAAACAGTATAATTCCGATGAAATTGGAAAATTACAACAAGAACTGAAAATAAAATTTTTAAATCTTGGATTTTTACAATGTAATATTGATACTAAAATCATGTTATACAACTTTGATAATACAGTTATTGTTCATTTTTATATCGATTTGGGTCCACGATGTTTTATCAAAAACATTATAATAACAGAAAATAAATATAAAAAAAATGATTATTCCTTATTATATTGTATTAAAAATATGGTTATTGGCTCGTTTTCTAATTTTCATTCAATACAATCGAGTATATTTCATGTAAAAGATATTGATTACTTTAAACATTTTATTTCAAAATTTAGTTGCTTTGATAATCGTGAAAATAAATCACATATGATATCTCAAGTAAAGGAAAAAAACAATAATAATTTTGATGTTAGTTTAGGATATAATCTTTCTTATGGACCGAATATAAATATTAATTTTAATCATAAAAATTGGCTCGGTTTAGGAGAAAACACTAATATTAATTTTATACACGGTAAATCAAATGATAATATAGATTTTTCTTTTAAATATCCTCATTATCGCAAGAATATTATTTTTATTAATAAAATATTTTACCATTATTCACATCATACAGGTTTTAACGATAACATATTAAAAATAATTAAGAAATATGGATCTAATAATGATATAGAGTTTATGTTTTCTCCAAATTATTCTATTCATTTTGGTGTGAATTATTTTAAAAGTCACACGTATGATATAATTTTTTTAAAAAAATATTTATTTAGTAATAAAGTATTAAAAAAAAATAGCAATACTTTAGATAAAAATAATTCTTATCATTCAAATATTTCCGTAATGTATGATTGGTCATACAATAGTATTTCTCGTAAAAATTTTCCTACATCTGGACATCAATTATCTTGTCATGGAAAATTTTTTTTTAATAGCAATAATGATTTTTATCATAAATTAACATTTATTGTAGAGAAATATTTTTCGAATTTAAAAAATAAGAAATATATATTTCATTCCTGTTCTACTATTGGTTTTGGAAGATCGTTGAATAAAAATCATTATCCGAAATATGAAAACTTTGGATTACAAGATGATAATAATATTCGTGGTTTAAGTAATAATAGTATTCATACAAAATTTTTATATCAGTGTAATAAAAATAATCATGATGATAAAGAATTTAATTTTTATATTAAACAATCTAATGAATCAATTGGAGGAAATAATTTTTTTATTAATAAATTTGATATTATATTTCCAATTCATTCTATTTTAGGATATAATTGTAATAATTATGTGCAAGCATCTTATTTTTTAGATTTTGGTAGTTTATGGGATAATTATACTCACAATACAGTTAAAAATAAATATCATTACGTTAATAGTATATTCGATATTCATGCGTCTACAGGATTTGAATTAGTTCTGATTTCTCCTTTTGGACCAGTTCATGTTATTTATGTATATCCTTTTTTCTGCCCTCATACAAATTTTGTTAATCCATTACAAATACATATGAGTTATACATGGTAG
- the dapD gene encoding 2,3,4,5-tetrahydropyridine-2,6-dicarboxylate N-succinyltransferase, whose protein sequence is MQNIKNIINKAFEIKNKINYQTVEPETYNAIINTIEFIERGILKISEKISNEWITHQWLKKAILLYFCIQKNKVFSGEKNIFYDKVDLKYQYNKKEELKKNNIRIVPPATIRKGAFIGKNTILMPSYINIGAFVDEGTMIDTWSTVGSCAHIGKNVHLSGGVGIGGVLEPIQDNPTIIEDNCFIGARSEIVEGVIVEKGSVISMGVYIGKSTKIYNRETGEITYGKVPAGSVVVSGTLPSHNKKYNLYCAVIVKKVDQKTLKKVGINQLLRNIS, encoded by the coding sequence ATGCAAAATATAAAAAATATTATTAATAAAGCATTTGAAATAAAAAATAAAATAAATTATCAAACTGTTGAGCCTGAAACATATAATGCAATTATCAATACAATTGAATTCATTGAAAGGGGTATATTAAAAATATCAGAAAAAATATCGAATGAATGGATTACACACCAATGGTTAAAAAAAGCTATTTTATTGTATTTTTGTATTCAAAAAAATAAAGTTTTTTCTGGAGAAAAAAATATTTTTTACGATAAAGTAGATCTTAAATATCAGTATAACAAAAAAGAAGAACTAAAAAAAAATAATATTCGTATTGTACCACCAGCAACTATACGAAAAGGAGCTTTTATCGGTAAAAATACTATATTAATGCCTTCTTACATTAATATTGGAGCGTTCGTAGATGAAGGAACCATGATAGACACATGGTCTACAGTTGGATCATGCGCTCATATCGGAAAAAATGTACATCTTTCAGGAGGAGTAGGAATTGGAGGAGTATTAGAACCAATACAAGATAATCCTACAATTATCGAAGATAATTGTTTTATTGGAGCACGTTCTGAAATTGTCGAAGGAGTAATTGTAGAAAAAGGATCCGTAATTTCTATGGGAGTATATATTGGAAAAAGTACAAAAATTTATAATAGAGAAACTGGAGAAATTACTTACGGAAAAGTACCAGCAGGATCTGTCGTAGTTTCTGGAACATTGCCTTCACACAATAAAAAATATAATTTATATTGTGCTGTTATTGTAAAAAAAGTAGATCAGAAAACTTTAAAAAAAGTAGGAATTAATCAATTATTAAGAAATATCTCATAA
- a CDS encoding acetolactate synthase 3 large subunit, whose product MELLSGSEMVIRSLIDEGIEYIFGYPGGAVLDIYDALKNNKKIKHILVRHEQAATHMADGYARATGKIGVVLVTSGPGATNAITGIATAYMDSIPMVIISGQVNSELIGYDAFQECDMIGISRPIVKHSFLVKKTEDIPVVFKKSFWLAITGRPGPIVIDLPKDILNKKNKKPYFCPKNIHIRSYNPIKDGHSGQIKKSVITLLEAEKPIMYIGGGAITSNSTAEIKEIAEMLNIPVTTSLMALGAFPGQHKQNLNMLGMHGTYEANMAMHNSDVILAIGVRFDDRTTNNINKYCPNAKILHIDIDPTSISKTITAHIPIVGHAKNILQKILKTLKKVKNIKKNRLHPWWKQINKWKNIKSLEYNKNSLLIKPQYVIENLWNLTQGKAYITSDVGQHQMFTALYYKFNKPRQWINSGGLGTMGFGLPAALGVKLAFPKKTVICITGDGSIQMNIQELSTAMQYNLSILIISLNNHALGMVKQWQDMIYEGRHSHSYMKSLPNFIKLAESYGHIGIQIKKNDEVEKKIKIALNHLKNGKLVFLDIKIDHQENVYPMQIRDGGMNDMWLRKKV is encoded by the coding sequence ATGGAATTATTATCAGGATCAGAAATGGTAATTCGTTCATTAATTGATGAAGGAATCGAATATATTTTTGGTTATCCTGGAGGAGCAGTTCTAGATATCTATGATGCTTTAAAAAATAATAAAAAAATTAAGCATATATTAGTACGTCATGAACAAGCGGCTACACACATGGCAGATGGATATGCCAGAGCAACAGGAAAAATAGGAGTAGTACTTGTTACTTCTGGTCCTGGAGCAACCAATGCCATTACTGGAATAGCAACAGCATATATGGATTCCATACCAATGGTAATTATATCAGGTCAAGTAAATTCTGAATTAATTGGATACGATGCATTTCAAGAATGTGATATGATAGGAATTTCAAGGCCTATTGTCAAACATAGTTTTTTAGTAAAAAAAACTGAAGATATTCCAGTTGTATTTAAAAAATCATTTTGGCTAGCAATAACAGGTCGTCCAGGACCAATTGTAATAGATCTGCCTAAAGATATTTTAAATAAAAAAAATAAAAAACCATATTTTTGTCCAAAAAATATTCATATTCGATCATATAATCCAATAAAAGATGGACATTCAGGACAAATTAAAAAGTCAGTAATAACATTATTAGAAGCAGAAAAGCCTATTATGTATATCGGAGGAGGAGCTATTACATCTAATAGTACTGCGGAAATAAAAGAAATTGCAGAAATGTTAAACATTCCCGTTACTACTTCTTTAATGGCACTTGGAGCATTTCCAGGTCAGCATAAACAAAATTTAAATATGTTAGGAATGCATGGCACTTACGAAGCAAATATGGCTATGCATAATTCGGATGTTATTTTAGCTATTGGAGTAAGATTTGATGATAGAACAACAAATAATATCAACAAATATTGTCCTAACGCAAAAATATTACATATAGATATTGATCCAACATCTATCTCTAAAACTATTACTGCACATATACCAATTGTTGGTCATGCAAAAAATATTTTACAAAAAATATTAAAAACACTTAAAAAAGTAAAAAATATTAAAAAAAATCGTTTACATCCATGGTGGAAGCAAATTAATAAATGGAAAAATATAAAAAGCTTAGAGTATAACAAAAATAGTCTACTGATTAAACCTCAATATGTCATAGAAAATTTATGGAATTTAACACAAGGAAAAGCATATATTACTTCAGATGTAGGACAACATCAAATGTTTACAGCTCTATACTATAAATTCAATAAACCAAGACAATGGATTAATTCTGGCGGACTAGGAACAATGGGATTTGGATTACCGGCTGCATTAGGTGTAAAATTAGCATTTCCAAAAAAAACAGTTATTTGTATTACTGGAGATGGTAGTATTCAAATGAATATACAAGAATTATCAACAGCTATGCAATATAATCTATCAATTCTGATAATTAGTTTAAATAACCACGCATTAGGAATGGTAAAACAATGGCAAGACATGATTTATGAAGGTAGACATTCTCATTCATATATGAAATCATTACCTAATTTTATAAAGTTAGCAGAATCATATGGACATATTGGAATACAAATTAAAAAAAATGATGAAGTAGAAAAAAAAATAAAAATAGCATTAAATCACCTAAAAAATGGAAAATTAGTATTTTTAGATATTAAAATTGATCATCAAGAAAATGTATACCCTATGCAAATTAGAGATGGAGGTATGAACGATATGTGGCTAAGAAAAAAGGTATAA
- the tsf gene encoding translation elongation factor Ts, translated as MCINTKVVKELRLRSGIGIMECKKALVAANGDLEKAIIILKKNGYIKAENKFKNLATKGIIALCVKKNISYILELNCETDFVEKNLDFLQLGKEILFIAHTNQINNLSDLQTISQEKIVSCIARFNENIFIRRFGILHDVNITSYLHRNKIGVLLQAYSKNKMILKNIAMHIASQNPDYLERHAIPSEILEKEKQIQLEIILNSGKPKNILNKIVEGKIEKFVNSICLLEQSFIFDATKKVKDIIHENNVKVLKFIRFAVGQ; from the coding sequence ATGTGTATTAATACAAAAGTTGTAAAAGAATTGAGATTAAGATCAGGAATTGGTATTATGGAATGCAAGAAAGCATTAGTTGCTGCTAATGGAGATCTTGAAAAAGCAATTATTATTTTAAAAAAAAATGGTTATATTAAAGCAGAAAATAAATTTAAAAATTTAGCAACTAAGGGAATTATAGCGTTATGTGTTAAAAAAAATATTTCATATATTTTAGAATTAAATTGTGAAACTGATTTTGTTGAAAAAAACTTAGATTTTTTACAATTGGGTAAAGAAATACTATTTATTGCACATACTAATCAAATAAATAATTTATCGGATTTACAAACTATATCACAAGAAAAAATAGTATCTTGTATTGCACGATTTAATGAGAATATTTTTATTCGAAGATTTGGTATTTTACACGATGTAAATATTACATCTTATTTACATAGAAATAAGATTGGAGTGTTATTGCAAGCATATTCTAAAAATAAAATGATTTTAAAAAATATTGCCATGCATATTGCGTCACAAAATCCAGATTATTTAGAACGTCATGCTATTCCTTCGGAAATTTTAGAGAAAGAAAAACAAATACAATTGGAAATAATTTTAAATTCTGGAAAACCAAAAAATATATTAAATAAGATTGTTGAGGGGAAAATAGAAAAATTTGTTAATAGTATTTGTTTATTAGAACAAAGTTTTATTTTTGATGCTACAAAAAAAGTAAAAGATATAATTCATGAAAATAATGTAAAAGTATTGAAATTTATTAGATTTGCTGTTGGTCAATAA
- the rpsB gene encoding 30S ribosomal protein S2, whose protein sequence is MNFFSMHDMIKAGVHFGHQTRFWNPKMKSFIFGTRNKIHIIDLGKTIPMFYNALLELKKVYKKKGKILFIGTKRAASSLIKESAIQCNQFYVNKRWLGGMLTNWKTVSQSIKRLKFLETQIQDGTVLKLTKKERLVRSRELLKLENSIGGIKNMGGLPDAIFVIDAKNEHIAIKEANHLGIPVFSIVDTNSDPEGIDFIIPGNDDAIRSIKLYLRVVVDFLINDAKIL, encoded by the coding sequence ATGAATTTTTTTTCTATGCATGATATGATAAAAGCAGGTGTACATTTTGGGCATCAAACTCGTTTTTGGAATCCTAAAATGAAATCTTTTATTTTTGGTACACGTAATAAGATACATATTATTGATTTAGGAAAAACAATACCGATGTTTTATAATGCTTTATTAGAATTAAAAAAAGTTTATAAAAAAAAAGGGAAAATATTATTTATTGGAACAAAACGAGCTGCTAGTTCTTTAATTAAAGAATCTGCTATACAATGTAATCAATTTTATGTTAATAAAAGATGGTTAGGAGGGATGTTAACAAATTGGAAAACAGTAAGTCAATCTATAAAAAGACTGAAATTTCTTGAAACACAAATACAAGACGGAACTGTACTAAAACTAACAAAAAAAGAAAGATTAGTACGATCTAGAGAATTATTAAAGCTAGAAAATAGTATTGGGGGTATTAAAAATATGGGTGGTTTACCTGATGCGATTTTTGTGATTGATGCAAAGAATGAACATATTGCAATTAAAGAAGCTAATCATTTAGGTATTCCAGTTTTTTCTATTGTAGATACTAATTCTGATCCGGAAGGAATTGATTTTATTATTCCTGGAAATGATGATGCTATTCGTTCCATTAAATTATATTTACGTGTTGTCGTCGATTTTCTTATTAATGATGCTAAAATACTTTAA
- the map gene encoding type I methionyl aminopeptidase, with translation MNIPIKNHEEIKKIRIAGNIASNVLHMIKKHVVSGITTAELDNICHKYITKKEKAIPACLGYYGFPKSICISINETVCHGIPNEYTKLKNGDIVNIDVTIIKKKYYADTSKMFIVGNCQDHALQLCQVAKQSLYITFPKIKPGLPLNIIGKTIQNYIKNTPFSIVKEYCGHGIGKNFHEQPHILHYNNFDTSIVLKPGMIFTIEPIINAGTNKVFCMHDNWTIRTKDNNLSAQYEHTILVTHNGCEILTKRKNEKIQKIYVNM, from the coding sequence ATAAATATTCCTATAAAAAATCACGAAGAAATAAAAAAAATAAGAATTGCTGGTAATATCGCAAGTAACGTATTACATATGATAAAAAAACATGTTGTTTCTGGTATCACCACTGCAGAATTAGATAATATATGTCATAAATACATTACAAAAAAAGAAAAAGCAATACCAGCTTGTTTAGGATATTATGGATTTCCAAAATCAATATGTATTTCTATTAATGAAACTGTCTGCCACGGTATTCCTAATGAATATACAAAATTAAAAAATGGAGATATCGTTAATATTGATGTTACAATTATAAAAAAAAAATACTATGCTGATACATCTAAAATGTTTATTGTAGGAAATTGTCAAGATCATGCACTTCAATTATGTCAAGTGGCAAAACAAAGTTTATATATCACATTTCCAAAAATTAAACCAGGATTACCATTAAATATAATTGGAAAAACAATACAAAATTATATAAAAAATACCCCATTTTCAATTGTAAAAGAATACTGTGGACATGGAATTGGAAAAAATTTTCATGAACAACCACATATCTTACATTATAATAACTTCGATACCTCTATTGTATTAAAACCTGGAATGATTTTCACGATTGAACCTATCATCAATGCTGGAACAAATAAAGTATTTTGCATGCATGATAACTGGACTATTCGAACAAAAGACAATAATTTATCCGCACAATATGAACATACTATTCTAGTAACTCACAATGGATGTGAAATATTAACTAAAAGAAAAAATGAAAAAATACAAAAAATATATGTTAATATGTAA
- the ilvN gene encoding acetolactate synthase small subunit produces MKQILLILIENEPGSLSRVVGLFSQRGYNIESITVSPTEDITLSSVTIQTNGDKKTIEQIEKQLHKLINVFKVTQVNQKQYIEREIALIKIKNSGYSIVQLEIIIKIFQGKIININHKTYVIQMINSNEKINDFLKIVKKTTKIIEISRSGIIGIQK; encoded by the coding sequence ATGAAACAAATTTTATTAATATTAATAGAAAATGAACCAGGATCTTTATCTCGTGTAGTAGGATTATTTTCGCAACGCGGATATAACATTGAAAGCATTACTGTATCTCCAACAGAAGATATAACGCTATCAAGTGTAACAATTCAAACAAATGGTGATAAAAAAACAATTGAACAAATTGAAAAACAACTACATAAACTCATTAATGTTTTTAAAGTAACACAGGTAAATCAAAAACAATATATAGAAAGAGAAATTGCTTTAATTAAAATCAAAAACTCTGGATATTCAATTGTACAATTAGAAATTATCATCAAAATATTTCAAGGAAAAATAATCAACATTAACCACAAAACATATGTAATACAAATGATAAATTCTAATGAAAAAATAAATGATTTTTTAAAAATTGTAAAAAAAACTACCAAAATTATCGAAATATCACGTTCAGGAATTATCGGAATACAAAAATGA